The Caulobacter sp. 73W region TGCCGCCGGTGGCGACGCCCGAAGCGATCAGGCCGCGCAACTCGGCGACGGTGAGCTCGCGGATGAGCTCCTTGTTCTCGTCCAGCACGCCGGCCACGTCGGTCAGCAGCAGCATGCGCTTGGCGCGCAGGGCGCCGGCCAGGGCGCCGGCCACGGTGTCGGCGTTGATGTTGTAGGTCTCGCCCTGCTCGGACACGCCGATCGGCGCGACGACGGGGATGTAGTCCTGCTCGGAGGTGATCAGGGCCTCGATCAGCTGGGGATCGACGCGGGTCGGCTCGCCCACGAAGCCGAGATCGACGACCTGCTCGATGTTGCTGTCCGGGTCCTTGCGGGTACGGGCAGCCTTCTCGACGGTGATCAGGCGGGCGTCCTTGCCCGACAGGCCCACGCCCCGCACGTCCGCCTCGCGGCCGGCCAGGGTGATCCAGTTGGCGATCTCCTTGTTGATCGCGCCGGACAGGACCATCTCGGCCACTTCCATGGTGGCTTCGTCGGTGACGCGCAGGCCGTCGATGAAGGTCGACTTCACCCCGGCGCGGTCGAGCATGCGGCTGATCTGCGGGCCGCCGCCGTGGACGACCACGGGGTGCACGCCCAGCAGCTTCAGCAGCACGGCGTCGGCGGCGAAGCGCTTGGCGCTTTCGCTCTCGCCCATGGCGTGGCCGCCGTACTTGATGACCACGGTCTCGCGGTCATAGATCTGGATGTAGGGCAGAGCCTCTGCGAGGGTCTTGGCGCCGGCCCAGTCGGGGGTCACGGAACTGTCGGTCATTTCGGCGCTCTCCGCCCAATCGAAAGGCGCGCTTCGATAGCGGACCTTGCCCCCCCTGTCACGTTCGCCATGGGCCTAGGCGCCGGACGTTTTGGCCCATAGCGTCCTGACCTGGTGTTTTCTAGGGGGACGTCCATGAAGCGTATGATGACGGCGGCTGTGCTCGCGGCGGCTCTGGCGGGTTCGGCCGAGGCCGAAACGGTGGCCGTGACCGCCGACCGGCTGCTGGACGTGGCGACGGGCCGTTACGTGGAAAAGCCCCTGGTGGTGATCACCGACGGACGCGTGACCTCGGTCGGGAACCTGGCCTCCACCACCCTGCCCGCCGCAACCAAGACCATCGACCTGGGCGCGACGACCCTGCTGCCCGGCCTGATCGACATGCACACGCACCTGGAAGGCGCGCCCGAACTGGGCGGCTATACCGGCCTGCAGTACACCGACAGCTTCCACACCTTCACCGCGCCGCGGAATGCGAAGGACACCCTGGAGGCGGGCTTCACCACCGTTCGTTCGCTGGGCACGTCGCCCTATGTGGATGTGGGCCTGAAGCAGGCCATCGACATGGGCTATCTGGTCGGGCCGCGGGTGATCCCGGCGGGCTCCAGCTTCGGCGCCACGGGCGGGCACTGCGACAGCACCTTTTTCCCGCCCTCCATGAAGCAGGCCAGCGAGTTCAACGCCGACAGTCCCGAAGAGGGCCGCAAGGTGGTCCGCACCCTTCGCAAGTACGGGGCCGAGGTGATCAAGATCTGCGCCACGGGCGGGGTCTTCTCGCGCAACACCGAACCGGGCCAGCAACAGCTGTCCCTGGCCGACATGACCGCCATCGTCGACGAGGCGCACATGTGGGGCCTGAAGGTCGCCGCCCACGCCCATGGCGCGGCCGGGATCAAGGACGCCATTCGCGCCGGTGTCGACACCATCGAGCACGTCAGCCTGGTCGACGATGAGGGCATCCGCCTGGCCAAGGCCAAGGGCGCCTGGTTCTCGATGGACATCTACAACACCGAGTACACCCAGGCCGAGGGCGCCAAGAACGGCGTGCTGGAGGACAACCTGCGCAAGGACCGCGAGATCGCCGAGATCCAGCGCAACAACTTCCGCAAGGCGCACGCGGCTGGGGTGAAGATGGTCTACGGGACCGACACCGGCGTCTATCCGCACAAGGACAGCGGCAAGCAGTTCGCGATCATGGTGCGTTATGGAATGACGCCCCTGGAGGCGATCCGCACCGCCACCCTCAACGCCTCGGAGGCGCTGGCTCGCCCTGACGTGGGCCAGATCAAGGACGGCGCCTGGGGCGACATGATCGCGGTCTTGGGCGATCCGCTGAAGGACGTGACGGTGCTGGAAAAGCCCGTGGCGGTGATCAAGGGCGGGGTTGTGGTCAAGGGGCCGAACTGATCCGCGCTTGACCCGGATCAAGGCCTAGACGGGCCCTATCGACTAGACGGACCACCATGAAGACCACAGCCTGCGCCTTGGCCGCCCTCGGCCTGCTCTTCGCCACACCCGCCCTGGCGACCACGGCCGACGCCGTCGCCGCCGAGCGCATGGCCCTGTGCGCCCGCTCGGTCGAGCTGGCGGGCCTGCAGGAGGACATGGAGGACAAGATCACCGCCATCGTCAATCAGGTGGCCGAGCGGATCACCCCCTTCGCCGACAGCGAGGACAGCATCGAGGCCTACAAGACCGCCCTGAAGCTGTCCCTGGACAGCGGCAAGGCGGTGGTGGTCCAGCGGGTGATCGAGACCTGCGCCACCACCTTCACGACCGAAGAGCTGAACGGCATCAACGCCTTCTACGTCTCCCCCGCCGGCAAGGCCTGGCTGGAGAAGGGCCGCAAGATCATGGGCCCGGCCATGGAAAGCGCCATCGCGGAAGTTCAGCCCCAGATCGAGGCCGAGATGCAGGCCCGCTTCTGCGCCGCCATCGGCGGCTGCGCCGCGCCCGAGACGGAACAGCGAATCCCGGGAAAGAAGACCTGATCGAGCCTTACGGCCGGACGCCGCAGACGGTCATGATCTCGGCGCGCAGTTCGGGAATGCCGACGCCCTTTTCGGACGAGGTGGCCAGGACGCGCGGGAAGGCGGCGGGACGCTTGGCGATCGCCTTGAGGGTCTTTTCGGCCACGGCCTCGACCTCGGTCGGCTTCAGCTTGTCGGCCTTGGTCAGGATGATCTGGTAGGAGACCGCCGCCTTGTCGAGGGCGTCCATGGG contains the following coding sequences:
- the argB gene encoding acetylglutamate kinase — encoded protein: MTDSSVTPDWAGAKTLAEALPYIQIYDRETVVIKYGGHAMGESESAKRFAADAVLLKLLGVHPVVVHGGGPQISRMLDRAGVKSTFIDGLRVTDEATMEVAEMVLSGAINKEIANWITLAGREADVRGVGLSGKDARLITVEKAARTRKDPDSNIEQVVDLGFVGEPTRVDPQLIEALITSEQDYIPVVAPIGVSEQGETYNINADTVAGALAGALRAKRMLLLTDVAGVLDENKELIRELTVAELRGLIASGVATGGMIPKLETAIAAVESGVEAVVILDGRRPHAMLVELFSEHGAGTLIRA
- a CDS encoding amidohydrolase family protein, which codes for MKRMMTAAVLAAALAGSAEAETVAVTADRLLDVATGRYVEKPLVVITDGRVTSVGNLASTTLPAATKTIDLGATTLLPGLIDMHTHLEGAPELGGYTGLQYTDSFHTFTAPRNAKDTLEAGFTTVRSLGTSPYVDVGLKQAIDMGYLVGPRVIPAGSSFGATGGHCDSTFFPPSMKQASEFNADSPEEGRKVVRTLRKYGAEVIKICATGGVFSRNTEPGQQQLSLADMTAIVDEAHMWGLKVAAHAHGAAGIKDAIRAGVDTIEHVSLVDDEGIRLAKAKGAWFSMDIYNTEYTQAEGAKNGVLEDNLRKDREIAEIQRNNFRKAHAAGVKMVYGTDTGVYPHKDSGKQFAIMVRYGMTPLEAIRTATLNASEALARPDVGQIKDGAWGDMIAVLGDPLKDVTVLEKPVAVIKGGVVVKGPN
- a CDS encoding DUF2059 domain-containing protein: MKTTACALAALGLLFATPALATTADAVAAERMALCARSVELAGLQEDMEDKITAIVNQVAERITPFADSEDSIEAYKTALKLSLDSGKAVVVQRVIETCATTFTTEELNGINAFYVSPAGKAWLEKGRKIMGPAMESAIAEVQPQIEAEMQARFCAAIGGCAAPETEQRIPGKKT